The region GCCCTTGAGGTCGGGGGCGTCCACGCCGATCTGACGGTCGAAGCGCCCCGGGCGCAGAAGCGCGGGGTCGAGGATGTCGGGACGGTTGGTCGCCGCGATGACGATCACGTTCGCCTTGGGGTCGAAGCCGTCCATCTCGACGAGCATCTGGTTGAGCGTCTGCTCGCGCTCGTCGTGACCGCCGCCCATGCCGGCGCCGCGGTGACGGCCGACGGCGTCGATCTCGTCGATGAAGATGATCGCCGGAGCGCTCTCCTTGGCCTGGTTGAACAGGTCGCGCACGCGGCTGGCGCCGACGCCCACGAACATCTCGACGAAGTCCGAGCCCGAGATCGAGTAGAACGGCACGCCGGCCTCACCGGCGACGGCGCGCGCGAGGAGGGTCTTGCCCGTTCCGGGAGGGCCGTACAGCAGCACGCCCTTCGGGATGCGGGCGCCGACGGCCTGGAAGCGCGTCGGGTCCTTCAGGAAGTCCTTGATCTCCTCGAGCTCTTCGATCGCCTCGTCGGAGCCGGCGACATCCTGGAACGTCACCTGCGGCATCTCCTTGGTGACGAGCTTCGCGCGCGACTTGCCGAACTGCATCACCTTGCCGCCGCCGCCCTGGGCGCTCGAAAGCAGCCACCAGAACAGCAGACCGAGGAGCAGGATCGGAAGCAGCAGCGAGATGAAGCCGTCGAACCAGGTCGCGCGCGGAACCACGTCGTTGAAGCCGTCGGACGGGTCTGCCGCGTTGATCGCGTCGACGACCTCGTCGGCACGCGCCGAGACGTAGTAGAACTGCACGTCGGTCGCACCGTCGTAGTCGCTCGACAGCTTCATGTCGACGCGCTGGTCGCCGTCGGTGTTGACCACCTCGGTGACCGTCTCTCCCGCGAGCAGCTCCAGACCCTCCTGGGTCGAGATCTGCTTGGCCCCTCCGAGGCTGGTGATGAGCGAGAAGCCCACGATGAGGAGCAGCCCGATCATCAGCACATAGAAGAGCGGATTGCGGGTGATCTTCTTGAAGTCCATGGTGCGGGCGCCGGCCCGATCCCTTCGTCGACGAGCTGCCCGAAGCGGACGGATGCCGCCACGGCAGTGGCCTTCAGGGTATCGCGGGCTTCTTGTGGGTCACCTGCGGATTCACCGAGGGCGTAATCAGCTGTAGACGTGCGGCGCGAGCACGGCGACGTCGCGCAGGTTGCGGTACTTCTCGGCGTAGTCGAGGCCGTAGCCGACCACGAAGTCGTTCGGGATGTCGAAGCCGACGTACTTGCAGTCGATGACGACCTTGGCCGCCTCGGGCTTGCGCAGCAGCGCGAACACCTCGATCGAGGCGGCACCGCGCGAGGCGAAGTTCTCGAGCAGCCAGCTGAGGGTCAGGCCCGAGTCGATGATGTCCTCGACGATGAGCACGTGCTTGCCGTGGAGGTCGGTGTCGAGGTCCTTGCGGATCTGCACGACGCCGCTCGACTTGGTGCTCGCGCCGTACGACGACACCGCCATCCAGTCCATGGGCACGAGGGTCGGGAGGGCCCGCGCGAAATCGGCCATCACCATGACCGCGCCCTTCAGCACACCCACGAGCACGAGGTCCTTGCCGTCGTAGTCGGCCGCGACCTGCGCGGCGACCTCGTCGAGTCGGGTGTGGATCTGCTCCTCGGTGACGAGGACGTCGGTCAGGTCTGAAGCGATGTCGGCCGCGCGCATGCGTACGAGTCTAGGCAGGCGAGTCTGTCAGCGCGCGGTGAATGCGAGGCGCCCGCCGATGCGCCGGGCCGAGCATCCGGGCAGGTCGATCGGGCCCTGTCCTGCCCAGTCGGTGACGAGCCGCGCGACCTCGATCGTCTGGGAGCGGGTGAGGCTCTGGTGGAACTCGCTCGCGACGACATGACGGATGATGCGGTGCCGGAGCGCCGCGGGGTTCGCTGCGAGCGCGGCGACCGACACCGAGATGCCCGCCTCGGCGTGCTCGACGATGTCTTCGATCGTCTCGTCGATCATCTCGTCGAAGGCCTCGGCGTCTTCGCGGAGCTGAGCCGCCGTGCGGGCGAGGGCCTCGGCGATGCCGGGGCCGATCTCGGCTTCGAGGACCGGCAGCACCGTCTCGCGCACGCGCACGCGCGCGAAGCGGGGATCGGTGTTGTGCGGGTCGTCCCACGGCTCGAGGCCCGCCGCGGCGCAGGCCGCCCGGGTCGTCGCGCGACGCACGTCGAGGAGGGGCCGCAGGAGTGCGATCCCGTCGAGATCGGATGCCTCGGCCATGCCCTGCAGGCTCGCGGCACCGCTCCCCCGTGCAAGACCCAGCAGCACCGTCTCGGCCTGATCGTCGAGGGTGTGCGCGGTGAGCACGGCGGTGGCTCCGGCGTCGCGCGCGGCCTGCGCGAGGGCGCGGTAGCGGGCGTCGCGGGCTGCCGCCTCCGGTCCCCCGCCGGCCGTCACCTCGGCGGCGACGACGGATGCCTCGAGCCCCAGCGCGCGCGCCGCCGCGGCAGCGGCATCCCCCACCGCATCGGATCCGGGCTGCAGTGCGTGATCGACGGTGACCGACGCCGCGCGCAGACCGAGCTTGGGAGCTTCGAAGGCGACAGCCGCCGCCAGTGCGAGCGAGTCCGCACCGCCCGACAGCGCGACGACCACGGTCGAGCCGGGCTCGAGGGCCGCGAGCGCGCGGCGCACCGCCAGGCGCACCTCGGCGACGGCGGGGGGCAGCGCGGGGCGGTGCGAGTCCATGCGCCCACGGTACCCGCGCC is a window of Microbacterium terrae DNA encoding:
- the tilS gene encoding tRNA lysidine(34) synthetase TilS; amino-acid sequence: MDSHRPALPPAVAEVRLAVRRALAALEPGSTVVVALSGGADSLALAAAVAFEAPKLGLRAASVTVDHALQPGSDAVGDAAAAAARALGLEASVVAAEVTAGGGPEAAARDARYRALAQAARDAGATAVLTAHTLDDQAETVLLGLARGSGAASLQGMAEASDLDGIALLRPLLDVRRATTRAACAAAGLEPWDDPHNTDPRFARVRVRETVLPVLEAEIGPGIAEALARTAAQLREDAEAFDEMIDETIEDIVEHAEAGISVSVAALAANPAALRHRIIRHVVASEFHQSLTRSQTIEVARLVTDWAGQGPIDLPGCSARRIGGRLAFTAR
- the hpt gene encoding hypoxanthine phosphoribosyltransferase; protein product: MRAADIASDLTDVLVTEEQIHTRLDEVAAQVAADYDGKDLVLVGVLKGAVMVMADFARALPTLVPMDWMAVSSYGASTKSSGVVQIRKDLDTDLHGKHVLIVEDIIDSGLTLSWLLENFASRGAASIEVFALLRKPEAAKVVIDCKYVGFDIPNDFVVGYGLDYAEKYRNLRDVAVLAPHVYS
- the ftsH gene encoding ATP-dependent zinc metalloprotease FtsH; this encodes MDFKKITRNPLFYVLMIGLLLIVGFSLITSLGGAKQISTQEGLELLAGETVTEVVNTDGDQRVDMKLSSDYDGATDVQFYYVSARADEVVDAINAADPSDGFNDVVPRATWFDGFISLLLPILLLGLLFWWLLSSAQGGGGKVMQFGKSRAKLVTKEMPQVTFQDVAGSDEAIEELEEIKDFLKDPTRFQAVGARIPKGVLLYGPPGTGKTLLARAVAGEAGVPFYSISGSDFVEMFVGVGASRVRDLFNQAKESAPAIIFIDEIDAVGRHRGAGMGGGHDEREQTLNQMLVEMDGFDPKANVIVIAATNRPDILDPALLRPGRFDRQIGVDAPDLKGRQKILEVHGRGKPLADGVDLEVVARKTPGFTGADLANVLNEAALLTARSNAQLIDNRALDEAIDRVLAGPQRRTRVMKDKEKLITAYHEGGHALAAAAMNHTDPVTKVTILPRGKALGYTMVLPLDDKYSITRNELQDQLAYAMGGRVAEEIVFHDPTTGASNDIEKATSIARKMVTEYGMTMDVGPVKLGSSSGEVFMGRDMGHGRDFSERVAERVDVQVRGLIEQAHNEAYEVINANRDVLDRLALALLEKETLDHLELADIFSDVKKLPPRPQWLSSEQRPVSQLPPVDVPARVEQQPVAASVEAEETVAETAPKRRPTGQARPATA